The DNA region CTGGCGAGCTGATGTTCACACAGGAAACGGATTTCGGCGACCGGCAGTTCCAGAGGAATATGACGCATACCGGTATCAGAAACCGTACCGGAGAGCAGTTGCATCACTACCCGATAGCCCCGTCTGGCCCGTTCGGTTTCGTGGCAGGCGCGGTAGAGATCCGCCAGATAGTAGTGGGCGGGCCAGCATTCGTGACGCCAGTACACCACCTGTTTGAACCACCCGATGGCCTCGCTGGGCTGTTGTCGCCATTTCGCGCTCAATCCGAGCAGCATCAGGGCGTCGATGCAACGGGAATCCTCCGTCAGCACCAGCCGGGCCATGGCTTCGGCGGTATGAAAATCCTTGCGCAACAGCAGCAGATGGGCCTTGAGCAGCCGGGCCGCCAGATGGGCGGGTTGCACCGCCAACAGCGTGTCGAGCAGGATCAGGGCCTCGTCGTGACGTTTGGCTTCCAGCAGACGGCGCGATTCGCTCAGATCGCGGGCGAAGCTGTCCGCCGTTGGGGAAGGGGACAGCGGGGAGGCGGCCAGGAGTGGCGGAGAGAGCGGGTGAGCGGTTTCCGCAGCCGTGGGAGGGGAGGGATGGAGACCTTCCGTCGGCTTCCAGTCTGTCAGGGACAAAGGCGCTGTCGGCGCCAGCATCGGATAGGGATTCGGTTTTTCCGCCGGGGCGCCCTTGACGAAATAGTATTGTCCATCCTCTTCCATCAGGCGCAACACCCCCAGGTCGTTGGCCATGGTCTCGGAGATGCCCACGATCAAAAGACCGTCCTCCCGCAGCAGCGAAGCCAGCCTTTCCAGGATGAGCCGGCGCGTAGGAACATTGAAATAAATGGAAACATTGCGGAAAAATAAAATATCAATATTGCGCAGCACCGGAGGCGGGGCGTCTGCCAACAGGTTGTATTGATGAAAGGCCACCACGCTTTTCACTCCGTCGTCCAGGCAGTGTCCACCCCCCGGTTCGTGGTGGAAATAACGGCGGCGCAACGACTCATCCAGACTCCGGAAAGAGAATTGGGTGTAGCAGGCCCGACGCGCCTTGGCGAGTACCACGCTGTCGATGTCGCAACCGATGAACTGAAACAGTCGGCCCACACTCTCCCCATAACGTTCCATCAGGGCCATGACCAACGAGTATGGCTCCTCGCCGGAGGCGCACCCGGCACTCAACACCCGTACCGGGGATTGGCCTTCCCGGGCGATCAGCTTGCGGGGGGCCAGAGAGTTGACCAGCAGCCGAATCTGTTCGGGTTCCCGGAAGAAGTAGGTTTCGTTAATGGTGAGACGGTTGACCAGTTCCTGGAATTCCCGTTCGTTGGTCAGCAGTCGGGGCAGATAATCACCGGGTCGGATGGCCAGATGACGTATGCGTTCGTGGAGGGCACGTTGCAGGGTCTCTTCGTTGCGGGCCTCGAAGTTCAGGCCGCAGCGATCGCGGATCAGGGTTTTGAAGGGTTCGAGATCGAAGGGGATCATCGCCATCCCCCCGCGCCCATCGTGGGAAGTTCGAGCCGGGAGAGACGGATCATTTCGGCGGCGATTTTTTCCACCGGCAGCACCCGTTGGATCGCTCCGGTGCCGATGGCGACCTGGTTCATGCCGAACATCAAGGAGCTGGCCTCATCCTGAGCCAGGGTCACCCCCCCTTTTTCGTGGATACGCACCATGCCTTGAGCGCCATCACTGCCCATGCCGGTCAGGATGATGCCGATGGCGCGTTTTCCAAACACCTCGGCCACCGAGCGCAACAGGTGGTCGCAACTGGGCCGATAGATATCCGTGGCGCGACGTTCCACCAGGGCCACCCGTCGGGACATGGATACCGTGAAATGGGACTCCGAAGGGGAGACGTGGATCACGCCGGGTTGCAAAGGTTCCCCGTCGCTGGCCAGTCGTACCGGCAGGGCGCACAGGGAGGCGAGCCATTCGACGATGCCTCGGGCGAAGCCATCGGAAATGTGCTGGGCAATCACCACCGGAC from Magnetococcales bacterium includes:
- a CDS encoding protein-glutamate O-methyltransferase CheR, encoding MIPFDLEPFKTLIRDRCGLNFEARNEETLQRALHERIRHLAIRPGDYLPRLLTNEREFQELVNRLTINETYFFREPEQIRLLVNSLAPRKLIAREGQSPVRVLSAGCASGEEPYSLVMALMERYGESVGRLFQFIGCDIDSVVLAKARRACYTQFSFRSLDESLRRRYFHHEPGGGHCLDDGVKSVVAFHQYNLLADAPPPVLRNIDILFFRNVSIYFNVPTRRLILERLASLLREDGLLIVGISETMANDLGVLRLMEEDGQYYFVKGAPAEKPNPYPMLAPTAPLSLTDWKPTEGLHPSPPTAAETAHPLSPPLLAASPLSPSPTADSFARDLSESRRLLEAKRHDEALILLDTLLAVQPAHLAARLLKAHLLLLRKDFHTAEAMARLVLTEDSRCIDALMLLGLSAKWRQQPSEAIGWFKQVVYWRHECWPAHYYLADLYRACHETERARRGYRVVMQLLSGTVSDTGMRHIPLELPVAEIRFLCEHQLARLGMTPAHSRMR